The Zea mays cultivar B73 chromosome 7, Zm-B73-REFERENCE-NAM-5.0, whole genome shotgun sequence DNA segment TGTGCGCGCGAGCGGACGTGCCGGCGTGGCCGTGAGAGGTGAGAACTGcggcggcggggcagggggcgcgtGTCAAGTTCGCGCCCGTGTGGATGGCCGCCCAGCTTGGCTTATTTGTACGCGCACGGGGCCTGTCCGTGTGCAAGAGCCGAGAGGGAGGCCTGAGACCCTGCGTGGGCAGAGGCTACGGGCCTGTGAGGGGAAAACCAATGTGCGGGGTCTGTATGTCGGGGGAACAGTGGACATGGACTCGGTGCAGGAAGCCTCCGGTTTGACTTCAGCACGCGCATTGGACAACTACAGATGCGAGTCGAGTGCATCTAGTTTTGTCCGAACCCAATTTTAAAGCATTAACTAGTGTAGTGCTAATATCTAAAAGATAAATGTTTTAAATTTAAAAGATGTATATTGTAAAGATAGGTTCTCAACAAAGAAAAAGTCTGTTAACGTCGGTTTGTGCTGCCAGAAGATTTTGAGATTGCTAATAAAAATTCCGGCTTATATATAAGATAGACTGAGATATATGAGACTGGAGATATATCAGAGAAAAAACGGGTCATCTGCAACTAGTGACACTGGCATGTGGGGCAGGATTAGGCTATGACCCGCACGGCACTTTTGAATGTTCTGGCCTGCCAAGTGCCAAAGAGAAATAAGATGCCACAAATGGGAAAGTTAAAAAAAAAGGAGTGGATGACAGCCGGAATGTCCGTGGGGCTGCTTCTGTGCATGGATCCCATGGAGCCATCCAAAAACCGAGGGGGGCCTCATCGTCTTCAGCTTGAGAAAGGCCAGTGAGCCACCCCTGGCTGGAGCCAGGCATCGCTTTGCGTATAGGGAGAGGAATGTTTGCTCTGGACCAATCGCTGCGAGATTGCTCTTCTTCTCGCAACGGCATCACATTTGGCGTGCTACCAAACTGGCACTGGGTTGGAGCAATAGCGGTAAGATTCTGGTATCGTCTTCAACAGAAAACTTGTCTGATTATCAGGGTTATACTTGCATAAGCAGCTGGCACGCGGTCGTCACAATTGACACGTAAGGTTTTCTTCTGTCAAACAAACACTTCTGGGAGCAGCTGTCTAACCTAGCCTGAACCTGTCGACTTATTATCGTCTAGGACACGATCAGACATGGCAAGGCGTGAACTGATGAGTCAGTACAGGATGAACCTGACACGCGCGCTCTTGCTCCCCCACTCTCCCCGTTGGTAGCCACCCTTCAAGCGAGCTCTACCACCTAGAGTGCCGTTTCTGCGAAGAAGAGACGGTGCTTTTCACTGTTACTATCTCCTCCCTAAAAATAAAACCATTTCTTAGAACTATGCCAAACTATATTGTACTTGACCAACTTTATGGGAGATGGTAAGATCGTTTACAACACCAAAATAAGCATATTATGCAACGTTATTTCATGATGCGTCTAGTGCTGGTATTGATTTGGTCTCGCAGATATTAATGTTTTTTCTCCTTCTTCTATAAATTCGATCAAAATTAAAATAATTCGAATTAGGAGTTACTCCTACTTAGAGGTTGATTTCATTTGGAACGGATCCAAGATGCATTCATTAACCGAGTAAGGGCTCGTTCGGTTGATATGGAATGGACTACCGGAACTGTTACTGGCCAGATTGCTTTTCTAATTTGTATAAGTTTTTATCAACAGGAACAATTCTTGGTGCGTTCCTGCAGAATCGAACAGGCCCTAAGGTGGTTTACTTCCACTCTACGACTATCACTACTCCCTATATCTGTATCACCAATGCATCAACACTGACACCAAGGAGCTTGAAAGACAATCCACGTACTATAGCAACAGGTGGGAGCAAATAAACCATAGCAATAGAACAATCACCACGCATTCCAAAGGTGACGCAATAATCGCGTCATCATAGAAACCAACGCAGCCGGCGTCCTGCGTTTTCCAGCAAGCAAGCGGTGCTCTGCCTCTGCCTCAGACGTACTAACACAAAAGCACTGGCTGTGTAGCAGTGCTCAACACAGCAGTCGGACAAATAAAGTAACGCCTTCTGAAAAAAAAATGCATACATATGTGTTTCTCAATTTTGAAGAAGCGATTTTATTGAATCTCAAATTTAAACCTTTTTATCTATTAATATGTCTGAATTATAAAAATATATCATAATTAATGTCTGAATTATAAAAATATATCACAATACTGGACTTATTAGACATCATAAATAGTAGTACTTTAATTCGTTTTTGGACGGAAGGGAGTAGATAATCTCACGAGACTGCCTTTCGATGCCCAATCCGAATGCGATGGCATGCGCTAGCCCGGCATATAGTCAAATCAACCACACCAACACCACCAACGTCCCGAGGCCATCTTGGCATGTCCTACATGTGGACTATGTAAAGTTGTGGCCGCGTAATGGTTATGAATCGTGATGACCAACTGAATGCTTCTTTAGATAGCGTTTGGTTCCGTGACTAGTAACGTACGTAGCAAGGAAAACAGATCAAGGGGGGAAGTGCGCGGGGAGTCTTGAGTCTCAGCAGGTGCCTTGATTTGTTTGGTTGCGTATAGCAAGGGAAGCAGCAGTGGCAGAATGCAACAGGACTGGCGGAGGAGCGGTACAATGGGTCGATATCTGATTGCGGGCTACCTGATAACGGATTGGACTGAACCAAGCAGCTGTGTATTGTCAGCCGATCCCCTCCGTAATCTGGTCACATTACATTTTGCTCAACCAAAGAGACGAATCACGGAATCAGGTGTGATCATGCGTGCATGATAAAATCATGAAACCAACTGAGATTCGGAGGCCGTTCATCGCATCCTCCAACGAAGTTCTTGCTCAAGTATTCACCAGCGAAACCAACTTGGAAAAGTAGCCAGCAATCAGATCCATATATTTTATTGTAGATTCACCTTCAAGCACTCGGTACAAGTGGCTGGTACATATCATGCATATCACCAGATGTGCAAGTGCAAAGGTCATGCGTAATAACAGTCAGCCTACGCGGGTACTGCGTATATTGACAAAACCGAGGACAGTTTTGAACTCCGCGACTTATCCTTGGGATTTGTTAGCCATAGAATATTTCTTGGTACGGTAGTTGTTTATATATCGCAGATCCATATGCACCAACTGGTACTTATTGGCACGAGCACCGTGCACTACAAGCCTAAATAATTGAATCACTATGGAAAGCGCGATCTTTAAAATAGGATAGCCCAGAGAGAAATGTGCTCGGTACGTTTCAAACAGTCATCATTTACTTTGCATTGCTGCACTAAGCAAAGTGGGCACAAGTATACATACAGACGGTGACTAGGATCCTCGAAAAAAAAGGAAGGAAAGGGTGCCTAGGATAAGCTCGGAGAAATGTGCTCAATAAGTTCTAGCAAGCCATCATTTAATTTGTAGTGTTGCACTGAACATAGGAGTATGTGTGGGCATAGCAAGGGGCCGACCGGCCGAGGACGATTACGATTACGCTAAAAAAATGAGCACAAGGATGTGACATGGAACCTGAGCTTAATTTAAGGATGGCGTAAAAAGAGTACATCATCTGCCAGATGACCCAAAGAGAAGAAAGCAACATGCACCAACCTGCCGTATGAAGTAGAAGTCAAAATCAACATCCATGATCAACCATTTATCCTTTGGTCAAAAGCCCCATATCGAACACCATAATAAGGATCTCATCTGCCACCTGCGTACTCAGGGGAAAAAACATTGAAAGCCATGATAAAGTCAGACTTATTTGATTATGATTCTTTTTTTTCCGACATATTTGATCATGATTCAAGATGGTTTGTTTCCacagcaaaaaaaaaaaagaaaaaaagagaccACTTTCATGCAAGAgacgtacaaaatcaattcatatTGTCACTGAACAATTCCTAGATGATCGGTATGTTAGATACCTCATTTACTACTGTTGTAAAAGACTTATTTGTATTAATAATGCAATTACATCAAGTACTCCTGGTTACTGAACTTAAGTGCTAAACGCTTCACCTTTGCACTGTTGATGAGCAGCATCCAAGTGTGCTATTTTTGAAAGCATAAGTTGATAATATGCATGTAGAAATCCACAGCTTGACTATTAAAAGCCAATGCCAAACAGAACACACCTCAAGGGTGCATCACCTTCCATTGCGAGCTCTTTTAATCAATAATTATGAGGATACAATCTTATCCCTGAGCATATCACAAAAGGTAATTATCTCAGTTTTTGCTTCCAGAGCCACAAAAAAATCTGTTCCGTGAAAATCCTCAGGCATGAGTACGCTACATCATAGCTACGTCATCCAAACCCAAGGCCTTCATGAGAAATGCATACTCAAAGGCTGTTTCATCACAGTGCGTGAAACGCCCACCCTCACCAAAATGGCCACTTTGCATATTAGTTTTGAGAATAACTGACTGGGAACAGGATGGGCACGCGACATCTCTTACTTTTGCAACCCACTTAGCAGCTTCCCAAACTCCTACCCTGTCAAACAAAGATAATGAAAAACTGACAAGGAAACAAACGATGTTCAACTAAGAAGCGTACCCAAATACTGTGACTGTGAGGTGGCAGGAAAAGGAAAAAATATGTACTCCGTCcattcataaatatatgacaccgttgacttataaaaaaactttgatcactcatcttattcaaaaaataatgagttatcatttatttttttgtgatttgttttatcacttaaggtcgtttgtgcttgacttaaaattttaaatttttgaataaatattttaaataagacgagtggtcaaaGATTTAAAAAAAtcaacggtgtcatatatttgtgaacggagGTAGTAAAAAAACATGAGCCCACAGTTTCACGTGGAAAAAGTATATACATATGATCCATGCAGTCTACAAAAAAAAGGATTTACTACGGAAAAACCTTGTATCATTAAACGAGGCAGTCACCAGGACTGGAGGATAGCACACATCAGGTGCTAAGTTATCATAAGGAGAATAACTGCTGATCGCCTCAAACTCATCTGGGCTATTAGGGTCACCAAATTCTTCATAGTCCAAGACAGTGAGAGGTAAAGTAGGATCCAACATTGTGTTGCAGATATCAAGAAAGGGGACCTGTTTTAAGTAGAAATACATGGTAACGATAAATGAAAACCTGAACAAAATGAGTATTAGCAAAGCATGAGTAGGTAGAGAAACCCCAGTATGAAATGGACCCATCTACTTGCCCAAAAATTTGTATGTCTAACTGAACCGATTGACTTACCTTGAGAACTGCAGCAGAAAATAAGTCTGGAAGCATATTAATGACGGCACCCACCAACAGACCACCAGCACTACAGCCTATAGCACAAAGGCGATTTTGGTGAACAAAGCCTTGCTTTATGAGATGCCTGCCGCATGCAGCAAAATCTTGAATTGAATGCATTTTATTAGCTTTGGTTCCTGCCATATGCCATGATAAATCCCCTCCACCCCTACATGATTAGGTTCAAGAACTCGGTGCCTCATATAAAAAGAAGTTATCAAAATAAACAACAGTTATCACAACAGAAAATGAATTGAGAATAGTTTTCTATTCATATCGCACATCATTCCTGATATCAGTATCTTGGCTGTTCAGACCACAAAGCAACTTTGGATGAAAACTAGAACTTCATGACTGCAAAGTAGGTAGTTTCACAAGTGCCTCTGTAATAAGGGAATGTTCAATAGGGAACTACATATGCCAGGACAGTAAATCACGTGTTGTTTTTGCCTAAAATGGAGCAACATTAATCCCAATAAAATAACAAATTATGTCTTTAACAGAAACTAAAAGTTAAAATTTGTGTACTGCAGGGCACGTACAACCCCATTTAATACTCCGCCTCTTGAGGGGTCTCTAAGGGGTTAAATGAAAAAGATACAAAAGACGGTCTCTTCGTGAAGATTCTATTTCTACACGACTCTTCATACATATTGCCTCTAAACTACATTTATGATGTAGCTAATTTTAAAAACACCTCATTGTGCAGTCTCTTAACCGCCTCTTATACTTGAAAAAGGGTTCAATTCCTTGGTCATCTTGGTCACTTGGGAGTTGTGGAAGCACAGAAACGCTTTCGTGTTCAATggtgctcaacctcagcctcaagtGGTTTTGGCTCAAGTGACCGCTGATTCCCATATGTGCTGGGGCTTCTAACCTCATGAAGCTCCTCCTAAGGGAGGCTCCTGCCCCTTAGGCTGGGTGTGGACGTGTGGTCTAGGGTGGTTGTGTTCAGTTGCTGTGTAGTGTGTTTCAAGTGTGCCTGGGGGTGTTAAAACCCCTCATTATAACTAATTCTTTTCTTCCTTAATGAAATGACACAAAGTTCTCCTCATTGTTCTAAAAAACAATCCAGAGGCTACATACCCTAAGATTCATTGGATCCATGGATATGGATCCTTTTTTTGTGCCATGCAATAACTCCTGGCCACTTATGCAAGAAGGATAGTCTGATTGTCAAACAAACTTTTATATAAAACTCTGCAATATGATGGGGACAGCAGTCACTGCAGCTCTGTAGCATAAACGTACCTAACATCTGCAAATGCAAGAACCCAACCTCGAGAGAGGAGGCTTAACCTCTCAGAACACCAGCTTTTGTCCAAATCCTCTCCATAAGCTCCATAACCGTATAAGATCCCAGGTGATTCTCCATGACAATGTGCTCCCCATGAATACAGGATCACTAAAGGTATTGAAACACCATCATGTGATATAACTTCAACCCTTTCACATGAGAATAGCTTGGAAAGATCACTCCAATTTTGTGAGGTTTTAACAAGCTGCATGTTTTGTTGGATGCTTGAAACATTGGATTGAAAGCCCAGGCCGCCTAGATTTGCAGAGATGGTAGTTACTTCCTCTTGATGAAGGATGGTGAAAGTCTTTTTTCTCAAATCATAGTCCACAGTTAAGTCCGGTATCTGAGGCATGCAAATTTAAAGATTTATAGAAACAGACTTTACAAAGCTGCAAGTCTGTATGGTACGATACGTTGGTTAATAAAATaactaggcattttaacatggtggAAAACTATTGTTTAGTTGTACTAGTTTTGTGAAATACACCCAATTGTTTTGTAAGTGAAACTGCACTACCAGCGTGAGGGATACAATGGAACTCCCTAAGCTATATGGTCTAATAGTTTTAAATGAAGCATCAGATGTTAGAACTCAAGAAATGGAGGTCTAATTATATCTGGAATAAAAATATTACACAAAATCACTTTTCACATAGACAAGCAAAAGCTGTACCACAGGTGATGAAATAACTAGCTGATAAGTAGATGACATGAAATCATTGTTGGATCCAGCAACAATGCTGCATAACTCTGACGGTATGGGAAAAAACCATGGGTTGAGATCATCAAGTTCCTTTGGCTCCTGCAGGATTCATAAATATATTAAATCTATCTGGTTGCTCTAAGacgacttgagattcacaaaataGAAGCAAAAACTTTAATGTTtagttaccataataaaaatcaaATACAGTTTCTAATCCACAACTGTCGTTAATAAACTTAAAACAATCCCAAATAAGTCAATGCTTCCAACAGATGCTTTATAGTCTAAGGCAGACTCATATGATATGTATTATGTCTATGAGTTCTATCACACTAAAACAACAATATTGCAAATGATACAAGGCAAGAAAATGTACCTGAACATCAACATCAATTGGCATACTGATGGAGCAAAAAAGAGGAGTACCATTCTTTCGAAGAAAGAGAACTAAATTATCATGAAAAATGTCCATATCCTGAATGGTGCAGTCCGAGTCAGGTACCGTCACAATCTAGAAATAGGCATGCAATCACCAACTTAGGAAACAAATTATCACCCCTAATTTGAAATAATACTGCCTACATAAAGAAAAACTGCTTACAGATAACAACAATTCACCCATACTACAGAGAATTGTATTGAAGCTGTGTATTTCAAAGGCGGATGTGACCGACATCTTTTGATATTAGAGATATCAAATTATCAATGCTACTGAATACAAATATAATAACATTACTAAACTTAGGCACTGCCTACATATCTCTTTTGTGACGCAGCTATATGAATATATATATGTTCAACTTCCAAAATGGAACTAAATCAACCATAAACCACAGAGAAAGAGAGAAACCTGCCATCTATCCACCAGTGACTTTTCAGCCCTACACCTGGCCAGATAGTAGCCTTCAGTTGTCGTTTCGGTATCATTTACAGGAGCATTGGTAAGAATGTAAAAGAACCCGTTGTGGTGCTCCAAAAAGTACTGAACTTTGTCAACACGTTTCCGTATAGGCCATAATCCTTCTCTTAGATTATCAGATTCAATTACAAAAACCTGCAGAAATAGAAGCAAAATATAATAATTAAGTATATATGCAAAAGGCCAGAAGATCAATGATGCAAAGTGCATTGGGTATCAGAAAAAAGTTTGAAAAGAAACCTTCCTCAGATGATGTCCTAGTGTTAGAATTGACAGTCATATACTTAAAATCTTTTGTGCTTGTAATATCCACACAACAGTTTACATCTTTCTCCGTGAAAACTAGAAACCCTGCTTCATCCGATTGCAACTTTTTACAGAAAACCCTATCACATTTTAGCATTTTAAAATTAATAATTACCAAAAACTAATCAAGCTTCAAATTAATGGAATATGTGACTTTGGTGGGAGAGAAATTACTGGTTAGGACGTAGAGTCTCATCACAGACAGTGTAAAATAAACTTTCATTGTTGCCAGACCATGCTAAACTAACTACTCCCTTGTCTGGTGAACTAAAGATGACATGCTCAGACAGCAGATCTTTCACTTCAAGGGAAAATAGTTCACCCCCAGATGTATCAACTGTATATGCAAGAAACCTATGATCTGGAGAGATTCGACAACTCCCAATGTGGACATAACCTGTGCAATATCcaaaataacaagataataaatgTATGCAGCCACTCAACAAACATCCTCATTTTGAAAAATCAGTAAACAGGAGCAAATAGGATGGTGCAGAGGCTGGATGTTTTCTTCCCATTATCATAAAGGAATAGCAAATTGCATGAGCAAAATAATCAATGTATATGACACTATGCAAAGTATATCAGGTCAAAATAAGCATAAGCCTAAAAACTGAAATTAGCACCTACCATTTTTTTCTGCAACCTCG contains these protein-coding regions:
- the LOC100285233 gene encoding uncharacterized protein LOC100285233 yields the protein MLCRRPCPGVFLRLFATSCRRSSLHPSQPHLRTATALPTLPVAKKVPFNVSAHGRSWSDPYHWMRDTSDPDLAVLLAAENAYADAFVGSAGGGGLRAHLAAEMRARLPASTATPPQLWGPWLYYQYVPEGKEYPVLSRKLRPSSGLVGTLLDYLSGSEKEQVLLDWNEVAEKNGYVHIGSCRISPDHRFLAYTVDTSGGELFSLEVKDLLSEHVIFSSPDKGVVSLAWSGNNESLFYTVCDETLRPNQVFCKKLQSDEAGFLVFTEKDVNCCVDITSTKDFKYMTVNSNTRTSSEVFVIESDNLREGLWPIRKRVDKVQYFLEHHNGFFYILTNAPVNDTETTTEGYYLARCRAEKSLVDRWQIVTVPDSDCTIQDMDIFHDNLVLFLRKNGTPLFCSISMPIDVDVQEPKELDDLNPWFFPIPSELCSIVAGSNNDFMSSTYQLVISSPVIPDLTVDYDLRKKTFTILHQEEVTTISANLGGLGFQSNVSSIQQNMQLVKTSQNWSDLSKLFSCERVEVISHDGVSIPLVILYSWGAHCHGESPGILYGYGAYGEDLDKSWCSERLSLLSRGWVLAFADVRGGGDLSWHMAGTKANKMHSIQDFAACGRHLIKQGFVHQNRLCAIGCSAGGLLVGAVINMLPDLFSAAVLKVPFLDICNTMLDPTLPLTVLDYEEFGDPNSPDEFEAISSYSPYDNLAPDVCYPPVLVTASFNDTRVGVWEAAKWVAKVRDVACPSCSQSVILKTNMQSGHFGEGGRFTHCDETAFEYAFLMKALGLDDVAMM